Proteins from a genomic interval of Diceros bicornis minor isolate mBicDic1 chromosome 34, mDicBic1.mat.cur, whole genome shotgun sequence:
- the LOC131397735 gene encoding olfactory receptor 13H1-like: MDSQNGTEEIYFILLGLSQYPWAQTIFFCLLLVSYVITLFGNSLILLLIYYDPRLHMPMYFFLSNLSFLDMCYTTSSVPQMLINCLVTIPVISLRQCVAQMATGLYLGVVECLLLAAMAYDRCVAIVDPLRYSVHMRPQLCVLLAGISWTTAFLLTVVPVLTMTLEFCGHHVINHFSCELLALLKLACSDLRFYELLMLGTSALSLLAPFAFIVGSYGRILVAVLRMRSMEGQGKAFSTCASHLTVVVLFYGTAISMYMMPQDKTIHERDKIISISYGVLTPMMNPLIYSLRNKEVKGAFRRLMGKKIDLKVRC, translated from the coding sequence ATGGACAGCCAGAATGGCACAGAGGAGATCTACTTCATTCTACTCGGGCTCTCCCAGTACCCATGGGCTCAGACCATCTTCTTCTGCCTGCTCCTCGTGTCCTACGTCATCACCCTTTTTGGGAACAGCCTCATCCTGCTCCTGATCTACTATGATCCCCGGCTCCACatgcccatgtacttcttcctcagcaaCCTGTCCTTCTTGGACATGTGCTACACCACGTCCAGTGTGCCCCAGATGCTCATCAACTGCTTGGTGACCATCCCCGTCATCTCGCTAAGACAGTGTGTGGCCCAGATGGCCACAGGACTTTATCTGGGTGTGGTGGAATGTCTTCTGCTGGCCGCCATGGCCTATGATCGCTGTGTTGCCATTGTTGACCCCCTGCGCTACTCTGTGCACATGAGGCCCCAGCTTTGTGTCCTGTTGGCTGGGATCTCATGGACCACAGCCTTCCTGCTGACTGTGGTCCCTGTGCTGACCATGACCTTGGAGTTTTGTGGTCACCATGTCATCAATCACTTTTCATGTGAGCTCCTGGCCCTGCTCAAGCTTGCCTGCTCTGACCTGAGGTTCTATGAGTTGCTTATGCTGGGCACCAGTGCCCTGAGCCTGCTGGCTCCTTTTGCTTTCATTGTGGGCTCCTATGGAAGGATCCTGGTGGCCGTGCTGAGGATGCGGTCCATGGAGGGCCAGGGCAAGGCCTTTTCCACATGTGCATCACACCTCACAGTGGTGGTCCTCTTCTATGGCACAGCCATCTCCATGTATATGATGCCACAGGACAAGACCATCCATGAGCGAGACAAGATCATCTCCATTTCATATGGCGTCCTCACCCCCATGATGAACCCCCTCATCTACAGCTTGCGGAACAAGGAGGTGAAAGGGGCCTTTAGGAGGCTCATGGGGAAAAAGATTGACCTTAAGGTACGATGttga